A region from the Drosophila bipectinata strain 14024-0381.07 chromosome 3R, DbipHiC1v2, whole genome shotgun sequence genome encodes:
- the LOC108133457 gene encoding rabankyrin-5 isoform X2 — protein MYGLDRLSRCKVKVKVSDFVNIYSENGLLPLQMALLAKNIKIAQTLVENGRADINALDKEGSPLVIWALRNCDVFSVNFLLNKNCLLDLMSRSSSDTALHIICNYNCRNENWKEIVKIGEQILERNPNVNIQNVKGESPLHIAVNSDNKEMVHQLLKVPNIDINLQTFEGKSALELSLTSELLDFTIASNLIHFGADPNVVKSSTGDSLLQVLTIGGEHFEEAAIFLADFSNLDHTNFLGLTALHIAASKNLSKLVRKLLIKGASCNLLSNNEWLRSPVHMAVDANSVDTLEAFVELKNSVNTMIDFNCQDCNGDSPLSFCLSQNKTHLVPILIRGGADINFRNSDNLSLLHQSISKRDEDTAVYLLEKGADYTSAKGEQTSSLIMAIELNLPRVVEALCIIGAALSSFDNNGVSPLWTALKLGYEVEAQILVKHGVDTDCWDIGPNGCMQTLLHRAIEERKEFVAIFLIESQCDLDSARQPGTNDEGAGNGHDKSSPLHLCCRWGLTKVLQTLIDHGANVNSQDSDKKTPLHIAIVNNYDEIITILLCHPVIDLKLRDISGNTCFTTALEVRNHKAAQRILDRLPSAAEQMDQRGRNFLHLAIAKDDLESVLFLISVQVDVNSRVHDANQSTPLHLAAASQNEMITRNLILAGARINERDALQKIPLHTAIELGNLSAVSALIQNNADFDAIDVDGNNALHLAVRNGQFLIVRELLTESTVNAEAMNFKGRNPMHELCRVVEDNTAATICELFLECMPKYPINTPDMDGNTPLLLSFMRGQSPLCKVLVKAGACLGTENKNGINIFNFKLATNQLLHKLLDQLPQESPWSESDVCQECTVKFTITMRKHHCRHCGRVLCFKCSNNDVPILKFGINKPVRVCYVCFTILQCGNGI, from the exons gtttcagactttgtaaatatttattcagaAAACGGACTTTTACCTTTACAAATGGCTTTATTggcaaaaaacataaaaattgcTCAAACACTTGTTGAAAATGGAAGGGCGGATATAAACGCGCTCGACAAAGAG GGATCACCGCTGGTAATATGGGCACTTAGAAATTGTGACGTTTTTTCAGTAAactttttgttaaataaaaattgtctaTTAGACCTTATGTCAAG ATCTTCATCAGATACAGCTTTACACATAATTTGCAACTATAATTGCAGAAATGAAAATTGGAAAGAAATTGTTAAAATAGGAGAACAAATTCTAGAGAGAAACCCCAATGTAAACATTCAAAATGTCAAAGGAGAATCACCTTTgcacattgccgtcaatagtGACAATAAGGAAATGGTGCATCAACTTCTTAAAGTACCTAATATTGACATTAATTTACAAACTTTTGAGGGAAAGTCTGCTTTGGAGCTAAGTTTAACATCGGAATTACTTGACTTTACGATCGCCTCAAATCTTATTCATTTTGGGGCAGATCCCAATGTTGTTAAATCATCAACAGGAGATAGTTTACTCCAGGTGCTTACAATAGGGGGTGAACATTTTGAGGAGGCAGCAATTTTCCTGGCGGACTTTTCAAATCTGGATCACACAAATTTTCTAGGATTGACAGCATTACATATAGCAGcttcaaaaaatttatcaaaGTTAGTTAGGAAGTTGCTGATAAAAGGGGCATCATGCAATCTATTATCGAATAATGAATGGTTGAGATCACCCGTACATATGGCAGTTGACGCTAATTCTGTTGATACATTGGAAGCTTTTGTTGAGTTAAAAAATTCCGTTAACACCATGATAGATTTTAACTGTCAAGATTGCAATGGAGACTCGCCCTTAAGCTTTTGTTTATCCCAAAATAAAACGCATTTAGTACCTATTTTGATTCGGGGTGGTGCGGACATTAACTTTAGAAATTCAGATAACTTAAGTCTATTGCATCAATCCATTTCAAAACGAGATGAAGATACTGCGGTTTATTTACTTGAAAAAGGTGCCGACTATACCTCAGCAAAAG gTGAACAGACCTCTTCATTGATTATGGCAATTGAATTAAATCTACCTAGAGTGGTAGAAGCCCTTTGCATAATTGGAGCCGCACTAAGTTCGTTTGATAATAATGGAGTTTCACCATTGTGGACTGCTTTAAAATTAGGATACGAAGTTGAGGCGCAGATACTTGTAAAGCACGGCGTTGATACTGACTGTTGGGACATTGGGCCGAATGGATGCATGCAAACACTTCTACATCGCGCAATAGAGGAACGAAAAGAATTTGTTGCTATATTTCTGATTGAAAGCCAATGTGACTTGGACTCTGCACGGCAACCAGGCACAAACGATGAAGGTGCAGGAAATGGACATGATAAATCTTCCCCATTGCATTTGTGTTGTCGGTGGGGTCTTACCAAAGTACTCCAAACCTTAATTGATCATGGCGCTAATGTGAACTCGCAAGATTCTGATAAAAAAACTCCCCTCCATATAGCAATTGTTAACAATTACGATGAAATAATAACTATTCTTCTTTGTCATCCGGTCATAGACTTAAAATTACGAGATATATCTGGAAATACCTGCTTTACAACTGCCTTAGAAGTGCGTAACCACAAGGCGGCACAACGCATTTTGGATAGACTTCCATCCGCAGCTGAGCAAATGGATCAAAGGGGACGTAACTTCTTGCATTTAGCTATAGCTAAAGATGATTTAGAAAGTgtactttttttaatatcaGTGCAGGTCGACGTAAACTCTCGTGTACACGATGCCAACCAATCTACGCCACTACATTTGGCTGCTGCATCCCAAAATGAAATGATCACTAGAAACTTAATTTTAGCTGGTGCCCGAATAAACGAAAGGGATGCACTACAAAAAATTCCCCTCCATACAGCTATTGAGCTGGGAAATCTTTCCGCTGTGTCTGCCTTAATCCAAAATAATGCTGATTTCGACGCAATCGACGTTGACGGAAATAATGCTTTACATCTTGCTGTTCGTAATGGGCAGTTTTTAATTGTGCGGGAACTCTTAACAGAATCAACAGTAAACGCGGAAGCTATGAATTTTAAAGGTCGGAATCCTATGCATGAATTATGTCGTGTTGTTGAGGACAATACTGCTGCTACCATTTGCGAGTTATTTCTCGAGTGTATGCCTAAATATCCAATCAACACTCCTGATATGGATGGAAATACGCCGTTACTTCTCTCTTTTATGCGTGGGCAGTCACCACTTTGTAAAGTTCTTGTGAAAGCAGGCGCTTGTTTAGGCACTGAAAACAAGAAtggaattaatatttttaacttcaAGCTTGCCACAAACCAACTGCTCCATAAATTACTGGATCAGTTGCCGCAAGAATCACCCTGGTCAGAGTCCGATGTATGCCAAGAATGTACTGTAAAATTTACAATTACCATGAGAAAACACCATTG cCGACATTGTGGACGAGTTCTTTGTTTTAAATGTTCAAATAATGACGTTCCAATTCTGAAATTTGGCATAAACAAACCGGTCCGTGTTTGCTACGTCTGCTTTACCATATTGCAATGTGGAAATGgaatttaa
- the LOC108133457 gene encoding rabankyrin-5 isoform X3, giving the protein MALLAKNIKIAQTLVENGRADINALDKEGSPLVIWALRNCDVFSVNFLLNKNCLLDLMSRSSSDTALHIICNYNCRNENWKEIVKIGEQILERNPNVNIQNVKGESPLHIAVNSDNKEMVHQLLKVPNIDINLQTFEGKSALELSLTSELLDFTIASNLIHFGADPNVVKSSTGDSLLQVLTIGGEHFEEAAIFLADFSNLDHTNFLGLTALHIAASKNLSKLVRKLLIKGASCNLLSNNEWLRSPVHMAVDANSVDTLEAFVELKNSVNTMIDFNCQDCNGDSPLSFCLSQNKTHLVPILIRGGADINFRNSDNLSLLHQSISKRDEDTAVYLLEKGADYTSAKGEQTSSLIMAIELNLPRVVEALCIIGAALSSFDNNGVSPLWTALKLGYEVEAQILVKHGVDTDCWDIGPNGCMQTLLHRAIEERKEFVAIFLIESQCDLDSARQPGTNDEGAGNGHDKSSPLHLCCRWGLTKVLQTLIDHGANVNSQDSDKKTPLHIAIVNNYDEIITILLCHPVIDLKLRDISGNTCFTTALEVRNHKAAQRILDRLPSAAEQMDQRGRNFLHLAIAKDDLESVLFLISVQVDVNSRVHDANQSTPLHLAAASQNEMITRNLILAGARINERDALQKIPLHTAIELGNLSAVSALIQNNADFDAIDVDGNNALHLAVRNGQFLIVRELLTESTVNAEAMNFKGRNPMHELCRVVEDNTAATICELFLECMPKYPINTPDMDGNTPLLLSFMRGQSPLCKVLVKAGACLGTENKNGINIFNFKLATNQLLHKLLDQLPQESPWSESDVCQECTVKFTITMRKHHCRHCGRVLCFKCSNNDVPILKFGINKPVRVCYVCFTILQCGNGI; this is encoded by the exons ATGGCTTTATTggcaaaaaacataaaaattgcTCAAACACTTGTTGAAAATGGAAGGGCGGATATAAACGCGCTCGACAAAGAG GGATCACCGCTGGTAATATGGGCACTTAGAAATTGTGACGTTTTTTCAGTAAactttttgttaaataaaaattgtctaTTAGACCTTATGTCAAG ATCTTCATCAGATACAGCTTTACACATAATTTGCAACTATAATTGCAGAAATGAAAATTGGAAAGAAATTGTTAAAATAGGAGAACAAATTCTAGAGAGAAACCCCAATGTAAACATTCAAAATGTCAAAGGAGAATCACCTTTgcacattgccgtcaatagtGACAATAAGGAAATGGTGCATCAACTTCTTAAAGTACCTAATATTGACATTAATTTACAAACTTTTGAGGGAAAGTCTGCTTTGGAGCTAAGTTTAACATCGGAATTACTTGACTTTACGATCGCCTCAAATCTTATTCATTTTGGGGCAGATCCCAATGTTGTTAAATCATCAACAGGAGATAGTTTACTCCAGGTGCTTACAATAGGGGGTGAACATTTTGAGGAGGCAGCAATTTTCCTGGCGGACTTTTCAAATCTGGATCACACAAATTTTCTAGGATTGACAGCATTACATATAGCAGcttcaaaaaatttatcaaaGTTAGTTAGGAAGTTGCTGATAAAAGGGGCATCATGCAATCTATTATCGAATAATGAATGGTTGAGATCACCCGTACATATGGCAGTTGACGCTAATTCTGTTGATACATTGGAAGCTTTTGTTGAGTTAAAAAATTCCGTTAACACCATGATAGATTTTAACTGTCAAGATTGCAATGGAGACTCGCCCTTAAGCTTTTGTTTATCCCAAAATAAAACGCATTTAGTACCTATTTTGATTCGGGGTGGTGCGGACATTAACTTTAGAAATTCAGATAACTTAAGTCTATTGCATCAATCCATTTCAAAACGAGATGAAGATACTGCGGTTTATTTACTTGAAAAAGGTGCCGACTATACCTCAGCAAAAG gTGAACAGACCTCTTCATTGATTATGGCAATTGAATTAAATCTACCTAGAGTGGTAGAAGCCCTTTGCATAATTGGAGCCGCACTAAGTTCGTTTGATAATAATGGAGTTTCACCATTGTGGACTGCTTTAAAATTAGGATACGAAGTTGAGGCGCAGATACTTGTAAAGCACGGCGTTGATACTGACTGTTGGGACATTGGGCCGAATGGATGCATGCAAACACTTCTACATCGCGCAATAGAGGAACGAAAAGAATTTGTTGCTATATTTCTGATTGAAAGCCAATGTGACTTGGACTCTGCACGGCAACCAGGCACAAACGATGAAGGTGCAGGAAATGGACATGATAAATCTTCCCCATTGCATTTGTGTTGTCGGTGGGGTCTTACCAAAGTACTCCAAACCTTAATTGATCATGGCGCTAATGTGAACTCGCAAGATTCTGATAAAAAAACTCCCCTCCATATAGCAATTGTTAACAATTACGATGAAATAATAACTATTCTTCTTTGTCATCCGGTCATAGACTTAAAATTACGAGATATATCTGGAAATACCTGCTTTACAACTGCCTTAGAAGTGCGTAACCACAAGGCGGCACAACGCATTTTGGATAGACTTCCATCCGCAGCTGAGCAAATGGATCAAAGGGGACGTAACTTCTTGCATTTAGCTATAGCTAAAGATGATTTAGAAAGTgtactttttttaatatcaGTGCAGGTCGACGTAAACTCTCGTGTACACGATGCCAACCAATCTACGCCACTACATTTGGCTGCTGCATCCCAAAATGAAATGATCACTAGAAACTTAATTTTAGCTGGTGCCCGAATAAACGAAAGGGATGCACTACAAAAAATTCCCCTCCATACAGCTATTGAGCTGGGAAATCTTTCCGCTGTGTCTGCCTTAATCCAAAATAATGCTGATTTCGACGCAATCGACGTTGACGGAAATAATGCTTTACATCTTGCTGTTCGTAATGGGCAGTTTTTAATTGTGCGGGAACTCTTAACAGAATCAACAGTAAACGCGGAAGCTATGAATTTTAAAGGTCGGAATCCTATGCATGAATTATGTCGTGTTGTTGAGGACAATACTGCTGCTACCATTTGCGAGTTATTTCTCGAGTGTATGCCTAAATATCCAATCAACACTCCTGATATGGATGGAAATACGCCGTTACTTCTCTCTTTTATGCGTGGGCAGTCACCACTTTGTAAAGTTCTTGTGAAAGCAGGCGCTTGTTTAGGCACTGAAAACAAGAAtggaattaatatttttaacttcaAGCTTGCCACAAACCAACTGCTCCATAAATTACTGGATCAGTTGCCGCAAGAATCACCCTGGTCAGAGTCCGATGTATGCCAAGAATGTACTGTAAAATTTACAATTACCATGAGAAAACACCATTG cCGACATTGTGGACGAGTTCTTTGTTTTAAATGTTCAAATAATGACGTTCCAATTCTGAAATTTGGCATAAACAAACCGGTCCGTGTTTGCTACGTCTGCTTTACCATATTGCAATGTGGAAATGgaatttaa
- the LOC138926719 gene encoding uncharacterized protein, with the protein MNSSGADTGAPTPTRSAVLKCKALGILQDLQRIQRALQPVSKVDDAMLNVRHGQIAAMFSDFKAIHGELEDLDISQISSELRWTVSELVVTMQAEIEHETTLRSSRIAAHSTLANGMSTMQVDSGSGQRFQALPPLPLPTFSGGYSEWPEFYSIFCTIVGGNPSISKVEKLQRLRSCLRESAFEAVRSLEVSDENYDVALNLLDNRFNSRRLIFQAHVNEILGLTLVEGDSITGLRGLSDKFNAHMRTLKNLGSTNEIAGCIIVQVLLQRLDPATQVKWEESLNSSSSDAIPTWESLAEFLEQRCRTLEAMDVAAGQSYGADPSSGWSASLGAD; encoded by the coding sequence atgaactccagcggcgcagacacaggagcacccactccaacccgtagTGCTGTtctaaagtgcaaggccctgggtattctccaggacttgcAGAGGATCCaaagagctcttcagcctgtttccaaggtggacgatgccatgctCAACGTGCgtcatggtcagatagccgccatgttcagcgacttcaaggccatccacggggagcttgaggatttggacatttcgcAGATCAGTAGTGAGCTTCGATGGACTGTCTCGGAGCTGGTAGTGACAATGCAGgccgaaattgagcacgagacgacccttcgctcttcccgaattgctgcccactccaccttagctaacggaatgtccaccatgcaggttGACTCGGGGTCAGGTCAAAGGTTTCAAGCTTTGCCTCCCTTGCCTCTTCCTaccttcagcggtggatactctgAATGGCCTGAGTTTTACTCTATTTTCTGTACAATCGTCGGCGGTAATCCGAGCatcagtaaggtggaaaagctgcaaaggttgcgatcttgcctgcgggagtccgctttcgaagcagttcgctccttggaagtctccgatgaGAATTATGATGTCGCGCTGAATTTGTTGGATAACCGATTTAATAGCCgtcgtttaatatttcaggctcatgtgaacgagattcttGGCCTCACTCTAGTGGAAGGTGATTCAATAACAGGTCTTCGAGGGTTATccgacaaattcaatgcccatatgaGAACTTTGAAGAATTTGGGTTCGACGAATGAGATAGCCGGCTGCATCATTGTCCAGGTTCTTCTTCAacggttggacccagctacccaggtgaagtgggaggagagtctaaATTCTTCAAGTTccgacgccatccctacttgggagtcgctGGCAGAGTTTCTGGAGCA